Proteins co-encoded in one Seriola aureovittata isolate HTS-2021-v1 ecotype China chromosome 1, ASM2101889v1, whole genome shotgun sequence genomic window:
- the dbx1a gene encoding homeobox protein DBX1-A, which yields MMIPSVIAPPALYPGLYRPAAALPLHQTLPSAFPTHSSFLVEDLLRISRPAAFINRTVPSVSGSLPTPITTVSFSCAPVERAVATTAVTRESCSPKTSLPNSKDPTFLKFGVSAILAPSPKTASSPPTIQSLHCKTFPFPCFDGTFHPIFRTPYLPASSSVVPIPGTFSWPLAARGKPRRGMLRRAVFSDVQRKALEKMFQKQKYISKPDRKKLASKLGLKDSQVKIWFQNRRMKWRNSKERELLSSGGCREQTLPTKANPHPDLSDVGKKSSAEEEEEDEEEFSRERMRSAGSSISSPSLSSKHSDFSESDEEEITVS from the exons ATGATGATCCCAAGCGTCATCGCGCCTCCTGCCCTCTACCCGGGGCTGTACCGCCCCGCCGCGGCTCTGCCGCTCCATCAGACCCTGCCGTCCGCCTTCCCGACCCACTCCAGCTTTCTAGTGGAGGACCTGCTGCGGATAAGTCGTCCCGCCGCCTTCATAAACCGGACTGTCCCATCAGTGAGTGGCTCCCTGCCCACTCCCATCACTACCGTTTCCTTCAGCTGCGCGCCCGTGGAGCGCGCGGTGGCCACCACCGCGGTGACGCGCGAATCGTGCTCGCCGAAAACGTCGCTGCCGAACAGCAAGGACCCAACTTTTCTCAAGTTTGGAGTGAGCGCCATCCTCGCACCTTCACCAAAGACCG CCTCCTCACCCCCCACAATCCAAAGCCTGCACTGCAAGACCTTCCCCTTCCCCTGCTTTGACGGAACCTTTCACCCCATATTCAGGACGCCTTATTTACCAG CATCCTCATCCGTTGTTCCCATCCCCGGGACATTTTCGTGGCCCCTGGCCGCCAGAGGGAAACCCCGCAGAGGGATGCTGAGGAGGGCGGTGTTCTCCGACGTGCAGCGCAAGGCCTTGGAGAAAATGTtccagaaacagaaatacatcAGCAAACCGGATAGGAAGAAACTGGCCTCCAAACTCGGCCTTAAAGACTCACAG GTGAAAATCTGGTTCCAGAACCGGCGGATGAAGTGGAGGAACTCAAAGGAACGAGAGCTGCTTTCGTCCGGTGGCTGCCGTGAGCAGACGCTGCCCACCAAAGCCAACCCGCACCCGGACCTCAGCGACGTGGGCAAGAAGTCCTCAgccgaggaagaggaggaggatgaggaagagttCAGTAGAGAGAGAATGAGGTCGGCGGGATCCAgcatctcctctccttctctctccagtAAGCACTCAGACTTCTCAGAGtcagatgaagaagaaataacagtatcttaa